The DNA segment AGGGGAAGCCAAAGGACAGCCCAGGCAACCTAATTTGCAGTGTCCGAGGCAAAATGGAAAGGTGGGCTTTTGTTCAGAAGTCATTAAGAATTCAAGACCACCACAGCAGAGAGTTGAACCCAGCAAAGGTCCCTGTGAGCGTTGGGTCACGTGCAGGTCACAGGCCTGCGGACCTGGCAGCCTGGATGTGTCCCCTTATTCCTGGGAGGAGTACCGGCCGCAGGGTGACCTGGTGCTGGAGGAAAGCAggctggtttcttttcctttttctttttttttttttttttaaaaagtttactgtttatttttgagagagagggcaaatgggggaggggcaaagagagagagagagagaaggagacacagaatccaaagcaggctccgggctctgtctTCGCGGAGCCCGATGCCCAGACCCggacccatgaaccgcgagatcatgacctgagcggaagttggatggcCGCTCCCTGGCGAGCCTCCCCCACCGGCTCCCGGGGTCACGTGGTCCGCTCCCGGAAGAAAGCGAGGGCGTGAGAGGCTGTGTGCGCTAGAGGTTTGCGGTTTAGCTCTTTTCATTCCTCCCGTGTTGTCGCTGTTTCGAACACTTCGTGTGGCTTTGGAGGCAATGGCTTGAGCCTTAATAAGATACAGAGAAATCGGAGGCAAGGAGGCCTGGTGGTAAATATGGAGCTTTTATTTGGCGCCACAGGTGTTCCTCGGTCCTGCCTGCTCCCGGGGCAGGCATGCCTGTGGGGCCGAGATGACCTGGAGGGGGGATGGCCAGAGAGCTGTGCTTGGAGCCCAGCTGTGGAATAACACTTGGAAACATAAAACCCAAGGTGGaaagtgagaaagaaacagagaaaaacaaatccctGACTCACCCACCGCCGCCTGAATGAAGGAGGAGTCGACAGAGGACACGGCTGTAGGATTGTAAGTGGTCTGCAAGCCCTGCTGGAAGATGGGATTCACCCAGTTGGTTCCCCCAGAGACAGGCATTTGGGCACTTGTCTGGGTCTCCTCAGGAGGCACGGGTTCCCAGGGGGGTTTGATTCCAGCTGAAGCCTCCCCAGTTCTCAGGTGACAGGTGTTTGACCTACACCTCTCGAAAGCCCGCTTCTGGCCTTGTGACTCTTTCAGGGTCTCTGGTATCCTGTGGGCAGCCTGGCGGCTAGCCTTGGGGATACAGTGGCTAACAGTGGGCTCTGCCCTCCTACAATTCTCAGTTGGAGGGAGAGCCAGAAAAATGAGCAGGCAGGTGGACAGACAGGGGAGCCTCACCTCGAGGAAGCCTCTCCCTGCGAAAGCATTATACCCGTAGAAATCTGAAAGAGGAGTAGAATTTATCCAGGTGTTGGAGATGGTGGGGGTAAGGGGGGATTCTGGGCTGAAGGGAAAGTATGCGCAAAGGTCAGGAAGTAAGAAAGAGGATGTTGTATTTGCATGGTGGGTATGACTGCTAGGAGAGACCTTTCTAGCAACAAACGTTAGTTGAGTGCCACTACGTGCTTTGGTAATAGTGAGCCAGCCCACAGAATGGGTTGTGCCACTCTCCAGTACCTGCTTTTCCAATGGTAGACCCTTACTTCTCTGTCCTCCTGCTTCTTCCTCATACAGCTCATACATCGACTGGCTCCCTTCCTTGGGTTTATTCCATGTATTAGCGGAATACAAATAACATtggaagaagcaagaaagatggACATGAATTTCACTTTCAAGAGGTTGCCCAAGAACAAGCAGTTGGTCGATGAGATGGCTCCATAGAGGTAAGGCCTTAGAATCTTGACCTCTTGTTTCTCCACTGTCCCTGAGGAGTTGTTCTTGAATGCATGCTCCAAAATGGCCCTCCGTCATGTCAAATTTCAATGAGGTAAGATAGAGGAACACACACTCTTTTCTTTTAAGGGTGTGGCGTGGAAGTCACAGACATCATCTCTGCTCGCATGCCATTGGTCAGCACTCAGTCATGTGACCACCCCTAGAGGCAGGgcagtctgggaaatgtagtcaaGGTGGCTCCCGTTTTCAGAGAAAGCTCAGAGGTAAATGGATCTTCAGATGACTAGccgtctctattctgttctgtttctagtttGTGATCTTGGAGATGTGTCTTCACAGACTAACGTTGCAGTGATGATTCCTGTTTGGTTTAGCCCTGAGCTCCCCATCTCTCATGTGGACACTAGAAAGGCAGAGAACATCAATGTTGGAAAGCTAAATATCATCCTGTGCCCAAGCTAAAACTTACAATAGACAAGTCAGGGGGTAAAACATTTGTTGGAtgttttaaatcaataaaaatttctCCTCTAAGGGTCGAGCAAGGGAGGTCTACTCACTTCACTTAGAGGAGTTTTGTGATGAGATTAAATGCAAAATCAGTCCTCATTTGGGCCTTAAAAAGCTCTCTGTTGAGAAGAGACAATGAAGGCAATGGACTTGCCCACAGCCCTTAATCAAGGCCTGGCCTGAGTTCCTCAGGCTTTGTTGTCTCGAAAGGCGAGGGTGAAGAAAAATGATGGATTGACAAGGAAAGCTGGTGGGGGTGGATGTGTTCCCTCCAAAGAAGGGAGTGTGAGAGATGGGCTATCCCTGAGTAAATGGGTTCAACCAGACAGATGATCCAGATAATCCAATAAAACACTTCGTGTTTTTGTGACTAATCCAACTGTCATAGTCCATGTCCAGGAGCTCAAACCATCAAAAGGTGATTCTGAGTCTTGTGTTCACTTTCTGGTTTGCCTGGAATTAAGTTTTCATCTCAGCCCTATCTCCAGGCTGCCTACTCATGTTCCAGACAATAACGCCCTAagtaagaagaaattaagaagcGACCACGGTCATTTCACACACTCCAGAGCCCAATGCTTATAATTTGGGGTTTATTGGCTGTTGTGGATTGTGCATGTCTCACGATTCCCGGCCCTCCTAGTCATGCTAGGTAGCATGGAGATTGTTTGTGTACGTGTGTCTGGCTCAGATTGAGAGGATTTGGGGAACGAGGCTCCATCCCAGTCCTGGTTTGTTGAATTCATTCTGCTGACCGAGGTTGACTATGGCTCTTTTGGTTAATCCACGTCTCCATTGTCAGCGGCCTAACTTAGCAGAATGCCATGTTTCTGTCGTGCTTGCCTGCCTTCTGGCTGTGACGccaacctccccctcctcccccttccctccaagAGTCCATTGCAACCTTTAAAAACGGAAGGAGTGCTTCTCAGAGGCTGTAGGGAGTCAACCACACCACAAAAATGAACGATATGGGACCATTGGCAATTTCTTATCAAGTAAACCTACATTTGTCTCTCAACCCAGAAGTTATACTCTTGGATATTCATCCCAGAGAACCAAAAACTTCGGTTTAGACAAAAACCTGTCCATGAACTTAGCAGCTTTTAGCCAATAATCGCCTGAgactagaaacaatccaaatgccctcCAATGGGTCAATGGTTAAATGCTCTCTCTTACATCCACACAGCAGAACGCtcctcagcaatgaaaaggaacaaactttTGAGATATACAATGTATTAGTCTTGTTGGGGTTGCTGTAATAAAGTACCACAGGACTGAGTAGTTTAACAACAGAAATCTAGGGCCTTACAGCTCTGGAGACTGGACGTCTGAGATCAAGGCATTGATAGGGACGTTCTCCTTCTGAAGGTGCTAAGGAAGGAACTGTTCTCACCTGTCTCCTACTTCCTGGCAGTTCCTGGGCTTGGCTCCAATCCTTTATGGTGTTCTCCCCATGTATATATCCGTGTCTAACTTTCTCCTTTtcataaggacatcagtcatattgaatgaggggcccaccctactccagtaggACCTAATCTTAATATCCACGGCAACCCTAcatccaaataaggtcacattctggagTGTTGGGGGTTAGGACCTCGCCATGTGAATTTGAcggggacacaattcagctcaaCATGTAACGACATGGATAAGGGCATTTTGCttagtgaaaaaagccaatctcaaaagatTGCATGCTGGATGATTCCATTTACGTTACATACACAAAATGACAAAACTCTGGAGACGGAGAACAGGTTGATGGTTGCCAGGACACAGGgacaggagggggtggggggtgagtcTATAAAGGGTTGCATGAGGGAGtttctttgtggtgatggaatagCCTGGATCCTATTTGGCGGTGGCTGTATGAATCTAGATGAGGGATCACATTGTATCGAACTACATCCCTCTCCCCCCAACATGCAGGAGTGCATAAGAAAACTGATCAGTACTGAACAAGGTTTGTGGTCTAGTTGACAGGTTTATACCCATGTCAagtttctggttttgatattgtactaGTTATACAGAGATGTCGCCATTGGGGGAAGCCGGGTGAAGGGTTCACGGAACTCTCCTATCTACCATTCTTGCGACTTCCTGTATGtctgtaatcatttaaaaattaaaaataaaaaca comes from the Panthera uncia isolate 11264 chromosome D2, Puncia_PCG_1.0, whole genome shotgun sequence genome and includes:
- the LOC125933164 gene encoding uncharacterized protein LOC125933164, producing the protein MTEGHFGACIQEQLLRDSGETRGQDSKALPLWSHLIDQLLVLGQPLESEIHVHLSCFFQCYLYSANTWNKPKEGSQSMYELYEEEAGGQRSKGLPLEKQVLESGTTHSVGWLTITKARSGTQLTFVARKVSPSSHTHHANTTSSFLLPDLCAYFPFSPESPLTPTISNTWINSTPLSDFYGYNAFAGRGFLEVRLPCLSTCLLIFLALPPTENCRRAEPTVSHCIPKASRQAAHRIPETLKESQGQKRAFERCRSNTCHLRTGEASAGIKPPWEPVPPEETQTSAQMPVSGGTNWVNPIFQQGLQTTYNPTAVSSVDSSFIQAAVGESGICFSLFLSHFPPWWTTPPPAATARVDPDFWFRKNANLTPVKVCNPSSPVSTMLEETPRYPTIFITRCSFQLTPQA